The Parachlamydia acanthamoebae genome has a window encoding:
- the rsmD gene encoding 16S rRNA (guanine(966)-N(2))-methyltransferase RsmD, whose product MRIISGLYKNRTIVAPKGDKTRPTSSQLRAALFNICQLYIEDAVFLDLFAGSGAIGLEALSRGAKKVVFVDNQRYCIQCIQKNLENFREEDHGQVFFNDAFDFLQESAVCHEKFDIIYADPPYNSFFTKKGESLGFSEKILQLVNEKSLLRMGGTLFLEDSSASLAEVEACGSLQLKSARQFGHSKLLEYQNFLEE is encoded by the coding sequence ATGCGTATTATTTCAGGCTTATATAAAAATCGGACCATTGTAGCTCCTAAAGGAGACAAAACGCGTCCCACCTCTAGTCAATTGCGAGCTGCTCTTTTCAACATCTGCCAATTATATATCGAAGATGCTGTTTTTTTGGATTTATTTGCTGGATCAGGGGCGATAGGGTTAGAGGCTTTAAGTCGTGGTGCTAAAAAAGTGGTCTTTGTGGATAACCAGCGTTATTGTATTCAATGTATTCAGAAAAATCTTGAAAATTTTAGGGAAGAAGATCACGGGCAAGTCTTTTTTAACGATGCGTTTGACTTCTTGCAAGAATCGGCTGTGTGTCATGAAAAATTTGATATTATTTATGCCGATCCTCCATATAATTCCTTTTTTACAAAAAAAGGGGAGTCCTTAGGCTTTAGTGAGAAAATTCTTCAGTTGGTTAACGAAAAAAGTTTATTGCGCATGGGCGGAACTCTCTTTTTAGAAGATTCAAGTGCTTCACTAGCAGAAGTGGAGGCTTGCGGTTCCCTGCAACTCAAAAGCGCTAGACAGTTTGGGCATTCAAAGCTTCTTGAATATCAAAACTTCTTAGAAGAGTAA
- a CDS encoding NAD(P)/FAD-dependent oxidoreductase: MSLNCVVIGGGAAGFFGAIACAQKNPLAQVTILEKTRQVLAKVRVSGGGRCNVTHSCFEPAQLVKNYPRGNKALLGPFHRFQPRDTIEWFERRGVILKTEEDGRMFPITDTSQTIIDCLTQEARKAKVNVKLESGIERIEREEGAFKLFLSNGECLHADRLLLATGSHPLAHQWAASLGHTIVPPVPSLFTFNIQNFSLKELAGISVEQAEVKIDGTSLAQSGPLLITHWGFSGPAALKLSAWGARDLHQKGYKGTFVINWISAFQAERVISTLQQWRKDFPRRSLGSENPFSLPRQLWRVLLTRAEIDTEKKWVNVDNASLNRLVQCLREDRYPIEGKSTYKQEFVTCGGIHLDEINFKTMESRKCPHLYFAGEVLDIDGVTGGFNFQNAWTTSWLAGQAMAIEE; this comes from the coding sequence ATGTCTTTAAATTGTGTGGTAATAGGTGGCGGGGCTGCCGGATTTTTTGGAGCGATTGCGTGTGCGCAAAAAAATCCTTTGGCGCAGGTGACTATTCTTGAGAAAACAAGGCAAGTTTTAGCGAAAGTGCGTGTTTCAGGTGGTGGAAGATGTAATGTCACCCATTCTTGTTTTGAGCCTGCTCAACTTGTTAAAAACTATCCTAGAGGGAATAAGGCTTTATTAGGTCCTTTTCATCGTTTTCAACCCCGCGATACGATTGAGTGGTTTGAAAGGCGGGGGGTGATTTTAAAGACAGAAGAAGATGGGCGGATGTTTCCTATCACAGATACTTCTCAAACGATTATTGATTGTTTAACGCAAGAAGCACGCAAAGCGAAAGTCAACGTTAAACTTGAATCAGGCATTGAGCGGATTGAGCGTGAAGAGGGGGCGTTTAAGTTGTTTTTGAGTAATGGGGAATGTCTACATGCGGATCGCCTTTTACTTGCAACGGGTAGTCATCCTTTGGCTCATCAGTGGGCTGCCTCGCTTGGGCATACCATTGTTCCTCCAGTTCCTTCTCTATTCACCTTTAATATACAGAACTTTTCTTTGAAAGAATTAGCCGGGATTTCGGTCGAACAGGCAGAAGTAAAAATCGATGGCACTTCGTTAGCTCAGTCTGGACCTCTTTTGATTACGCATTGGGGTTTTAGCGGGCCTGCCGCCCTCAAACTTTCGGCGTGGGGAGCTCGCGATCTTCATCAAAAAGGTTACAAAGGCACATTTGTGATTAATTGGATTTCTGCATTTCAAGCAGAGCGGGTGATTTCCACTTTGCAGCAATGGCGTAAAGATTTTCCTCGTCGGTCTTTAGGATCTGAAAATCCTTTTTCCCTTCCTCGTCAGCTCTGGAGGGTGTTGTTGACGCGCGCTGAGATTGATACTGAAAAAAAATGGGTAAATGTAGATAACGCCAGCCTCAACCGACTTGTTCAATGTTTGCGTGAAGATCGATATCCTATTGAAGGAAAAAGCACGTATAAGCAAGAATTCGTCACATGTGGGGGCATTCATCTTGACGAAATTAATTTTAAAACGATGGAAAGTCGCAAGTGTCCACATCTTTATTTTGCAGGTGAAGTCTTGGATATTGATGGGGTCACGGGTGGTTTTAACTTTCAAAATGCTTGGACGACTTCATGGTTAGCGGGTCAAGCGATGGCAATTGAGGAATAA
- a CDS encoding FUSC family protein, protein MQESNISKEKPFSLASWIKRGLKKGKNFLDRIEIKVAIRGGIAAALSWFLGVWFSKAMAHPDTLVSGTWCVLSAFVVLQSHLGGTYKAAWERFLGVFIGSLIGGVCTSFFGAHPLTLGGSVILTVCLLSFLNLKDSIRIACMSLSVVMILWGLSPEISPWTFAFFRFMDSALGILIAVVIAHTLWPSEATQMLRQKMSQLLNLSGKLYRMLLSMDGELEEFNLAYRKTLDEGDNLIVESRKFLSESKLELLIKASSTDQWENLIDDAERLFHKVLEMHAFRKFQLRRILDSELTSYLTQTANLTEVVFHELSRALLTGEKAESLPQLQMTVHELSVDLERFRTTRATRQFNFADVENYFVFFSNLKQVIDELLVLEEKINQLNRVS, encoded by the coding sequence ATGCAAGAGTCTAATATCTCTAAAGAAAAGCCTTTCTCTTTAGCTTCATGGATCAAAAGAGGGCTAAAAAAAGGGAAAAATTTCCTAGATCGAATCGAGATCAAAGTTGCCATTCGCGGTGGAATAGCTGCCGCGCTCAGTTGGTTCTTGGGGGTGTGGTTCAGCAAAGCGATGGCTCATCCGGATACACTTGTCAGTGGGACATGGTGCGTGCTGTCTGCTTTTGTCGTGTTGCAATCGCATCTAGGGGGGACCTATAAAGCTGCTTGGGAGCGTTTTTTAGGGGTTTTTATTGGATCGCTTATTGGAGGTGTTTGCACATCTTTTTTTGGGGCGCATCCTTTAACATTGGGGGGATCTGTCATTTTGACAGTTTGCCTGCTGTCTTTTTTAAATTTGAAAGATAGTATTCGGATTGCCTGCATGTCTCTTTCTGTTGTCATGATTTTATGGGGGCTTTCCCCCGAGATAAGTCCCTGGACATTTGCATTTTTTCGATTCATGGATTCGGCTTTAGGAATTTTAATTGCGGTTGTCATCGCGCATACACTGTGGCCCTCTGAAGCAACACAGATGCTTCGGCAAAAGATGTCTCAGCTTTTGAATTTGAGTGGAAAGCTCTATCGTATGCTTCTTAGTATGGATGGGGAACTAGAAGAATTTAATTTGGCTTATCGCAAGACCCTGGATGAAGGGGATAATCTGATCGTGGAAAGTCGTAAATTCTTGAGTGAATCAAAGCTGGAACTATTGATCAAGGCCTCAAGTACGGATCAATGGGAGAATTTGATCGATGATGCGGAAAGGCTTTTTCATAAGGTTTTAGAAATGCATGCCTTTCGCAAATTCCAGCTGCGGCGTATTTTAGATAGTGAATTAACGAGCTATCTTACGCAAACAGCTAACCTCACAGAAGTTGTTTTTCATGAACTTTCACGCGCTTTGTTGACGGGTGAAAAAGCCGAGTCTTTGCCTCAATTGCAAATGACGGTGCATGAATTAAGTGTGGATCTCGAACGCTTTCGGACAACCCGTGCAACTCGTCAGTTCAATTTCGCAGATGTTGAAAATTATTTTGTCTTTTTTTCTAACCTCAAGCAAGTGATAGATGAACTTCTTGTCTTAGAAGAAAAAATCAATCAACTGAATCGGGTGTCGTGA
- the hemF gene encoding oxygen-dependent coproporphyrinogen oxidase, producing the protein MLNTECLLEKSQETFGFRQEVICYLKQLRDTIIQAFEKLEDGKTFERKPWPYHSGGGGGEISVLRGKVFEKAAVNWSGVWGEKFPMNDDEGPFFATGVSLITHMSNPHAPTAHMNVRYIETANRAWFGGGYDLTPMGFPYEEDTLHFHSVARETLDQHGTHLYPLFSQNARDYFYIPHMQIERGVGGIFFDHYNTGDVSHDFSMWKDVGETFTKALMPVLEKRVHQPFSDEEKEVQLKKRGHYVEFNLLYDRGTKFGFQSGGNPEAILCSLPPVVKW; encoded by the coding sequence ATGTTGAATACTGAATGCTTATTAGAAAAATCACAAGAAACATTCGGTTTTCGGCAGGAAGTCATCTGCTATCTCAAACAGTTGCGAGACACGATTATTCAGGCTTTTGAAAAGCTTGAGGATGGGAAAACGTTTGAGCGAAAGCCATGGCCCTATCATTCGGGTGGAGGGGGAGGCGAAATCTCTGTTCTTCGTGGAAAGGTCTTTGAAAAAGCAGCGGTCAATTGGTCAGGGGTCTGGGGGGAAAAATTCCCGATGAATGATGACGAAGGTCCTTTCTTTGCGACGGGTGTGAGTTTGATTACGCATATGAGCAATCCCCATGCCCCCACAGCTCATATGAATGTTCGCTATATCGAAACGGCCAATCGCGCTTGGTTTGGTGGGGGATATGATTTAACTCCCATGGGGTTTCCTTATGAAGAAGATACTCTCCATTTTCACTCTGTTGCTCGAGAAACATTAGATCAGCATGGAACTCATCTGTATCCGCTGTTTTCTCAAAATGCTCGCGACTACTTTTACATTCCTCATATGCAGATAGAAAGAGGGGTGGGGGGCATTTTCTTTGATCATTACAACACAGGTGATGTTTCTCATGATTTTTCCATGTGGAAAGATGTGGGAGAAACGTTTACAAAAGCCCTCATGCCTGTTTTAGAAAAGCGCGTGCATCAGCCCTTCTCTGACGAAGAAAAAGAAGTTCAGCTCAAGAAGCGGGGTCATTATGTGGAATTTAATCTCTTGTATGACCGAGGTACGAAATTTGGATTTCAATCGGGAGGCAATCCTGAAGCTATTCTTTGCTCATTACCTCCTGTAGTGAAGTGGTAG
- the folE gene encoding GTP cyclohydrolase I FolE, whose product MTKSKKNKPQLSHEEFEVSQAVAKRAAITRYPSPIKAKKNPMSKQEKIAFIADKFRDIMLALDLDLTDGSLARTPERVARMYVEEVFSGLDLNEFPRVSFIEDQYQHDERANMVLVKVKFHSFCEHHFVPMFGTAHVAYIPNGKLIGLSKIPRIVRFFARRPQVQERLGAQIADSLCTLMDTQDVAVSISAQHFCVIARGIEDENSHTITNVLRGAFDTHEALKNEFFEGVNRKYIQT is encoded by the coding sequence ATGACGAAGAGTAAAAAAAATAAGCCGCAACTTTCTCACGAAGAGTTTGAAGTGAGCCAAGCTGTTGCTAAACGCGCGGCTATTACCCGTTATCCATCTCCCATTAAAGCCAAAAAAAATCCGATGTCTAAGCAAGAAAAGATCGCATTTATTGCTGATAAATTTCGGGACATTATGCTAGCATTGGATCTTGATCTAACGGATGGATCTCTTGCAAGAACCCCCGAGAGAGTAGCTAGAATGTATGTTGAGGAGGTTTTTTCAGGGCTTGATCTCAATGAATTTCCTCGAGTGAGTTTTATTGAAGATCAGTATCAGCATGATGAAAGAGCGAATATGGTGCTTGTGAAAGTCAAGTTTCATAGTTTCTGCGAGCATCATTTTGTGCCTATGTTTGGAACAGCGCATGTGGCATATATTCCGAATGGTAAGTTAATTGGATTATCCAAAATTCCTCGCATCGTACGGTTTTTTGCTCGTCGTCCTCAGGTGCAGGAAAGATTGGGAGCGCAAATTGCGGATAGTTTATGCACGCTCATGGATACTCAAGATGTGGCGGTTTCCATTTCAGCCCAACATTTTTGTGTGATCGCGCGTGGAATCGAAGATGAGAACAGCCACACGATCACAAATGTGCTGAGAGGAGCGTTTGATACGCATGAAGCTTTAAAAAACGAATTTTTTGAAGGCGTAAATCGAAAATATATTCAAACCTAA
- a CDS encoding TrmH family RNA methyltransferase: protein MFDFTKRKFLSLPIERQHKKCAELIRFLYEQKVEKKEREKLLGVYQTLQDWMDGNLLVLDDSKSLVNQFHLHLKKAKMSLKEWNLLPVITHQDRDVVLEEPGSIAIYLDSIRSAFNVGSIIRTVEAFSLGSLYFSPETPCVEHSQVQKTAMGTSEWVTCFKDIPLTDLPKPIIALETSPCAISIYDFVFPEVFSLVLGNEEYGCSEATLKQADFLLQIPLCGRKNSLNVANAFAIAAGEIRRQKKLRIHHDEE from the coding sequence ATGTTTGATTTTACAAAAAGAAAGTTTCTCAGTTTGCCGATAGAAAGGCAGCATAAAAAGTGCGCGGAGTTAATCCGCTTTCTTTACGAACAAAAAGTAGAGAAAAAAGAACGAGAGAAACTTTTAGGGGTCTATCAAACATTGCAAGATTGGATGGATGGGAATTTGCTGGTATTGGATGATTCCAAAAGCCTTGTTAACCAATTTCATTTGCATCTTAAAAAAGCCAAAATGTCTTTGAAGGAATGGAACCTGCTTCCTGTGATTACGCATCAAGATCGAGATGTTGTATTAGAGGAGCCAGGTTCCATTGCCATTTATTTGGATAGCATTCGCTCAGCCTTTAATGTGGGGAGTATCATTCGCACGGTGGAGGCCTTTTCTCTTGGCTCTCTTTATTTTTCGCCGGAAACTCCATGTGTCGAGCATTCTCAGGTGCAAAAAACCGCCATGGGGACTTCTGAATGGGTAACATGTTTTAAGGATATTCCTCTCACAGATTTGCCCAAGCCTATCATTGCCCTTGAAACAAGTCCTTGTGCCATTTCCATTTACGACTTTGTTTTCCCAGAGGTTTTTTCTCTCGTTTTAGGGAATGAAGAATATGGGTGTTCGGAAGCCACCTTAAAACAAGCTGATTTTCTCCTCCAAATTCCCCTTTGTGGAAGAAAAAATTCTTTGAACGTCGCTAACGCATTCGCAATTGCTGCTGGGGAGATTCGTAGGCAAAAAAAATTAAGGATCCACCATGACGAAGAGTAA
- a CDS encoding ABC-F family ATP-binding cassette domain-containing protein, whose product MITLNKISKSFGSRVLFDDVTITFNKGRRYGLTGPNGAGKSTLLKIVMGFEEPTSGTVTLPDHVGILRQNIEEFKDFVVLDVVVSGNSRLWDAMKERDALYEVEMTDDVGMRLGDLEGIIAEEDGYSADANAEVLLSGMGLPSDIFTKKMHEIPTDLQFRVLLCQSLFGNPEALLLDEPTNHLDLESIGWLETFLKNYKGTLIVISHDRHFLNSVTTDIADIDYDTIIVYPGNYDDMIVAKTAVRERADQDAKSKEKKISQLREFVARFGAGTRASQVQSRLREIDRLQPQDLKKSNIQRPYIRFIPTEKAPGKIVIKSDHASKAYDHPVVKDFNFEIERGDKIGIIGNNGRGKTTLLKLLTGLLQPDSGKVELGHNVQIGYFPQNHSEIVEKKGTITAFEWLKERKPGIYDQDIRSVMGKMLFGGDDAFKSVAALSGGETARLIIAGMMLSEHNVLLLDEPNNHLDLEAVSALAWGLEEYKGTVIVVSHDRDLISNVAKKIISFEADGVHFFDGPLDEYLIAKEERTKSS is encoded by the coding sequence ATGATTACTCTTAATAAGATCTCGAAAAGTTTTGGTAGCCGTGTTTTATTTGATGATGTGACAATCACGTTCAACAAAGGGCGTCGATATGGTTTAACAGGACCAAATGGTGCTGGAAAATCCACTCTTTTAAAAATTGTGATGGGCTTTGAAGAGCCTACAAGTGGAACTGTCACTTTGCCTGATCATGTGGGCATTCTCCGTCAAAATATTGAAGAATTTAAAGACTTTGTCGTATTGGATGTGGTTGTTTCAGGAAATTCCCGCTTGTGGGATGCCATGAAAGAACGGGATGCCCTGTATGAAGTCGAAATGACGGATGATGTCGGAATGCGTTTAGGGGATCTTGAAGGGATCATCGCTGAAGAAGATGGCTATTCAGCAGATGCCAACGCAGAAGTTTTGCTTTCTGGAATGGGTCTTCCGTCTGACATTTTCACGAAAAAAATGCATGAAATTCCGACGGATCTTCAGTTCCGTGTCTTATTATGCCAATCGTTGTTTGGAAATCCTGAAGCATTACTTCTTGACGAACCGACTAACCACTTGGATTTGGAGTCGATCGGCTGGTTAGAAACTTTCTTGAAAAATTACAAGGGTACACTAATTGTCATCAGCCACGACCGCCACTTCTTAAACTCGGTTACGACAGATATCGCCGACATCGATTACGACACGATTATTGTCTACCCAGGAAACTATGATGACATGATTGTTGCTAAAACGGCTGTGCGTGAGCGTGCTGACCAAGATGCGAAATCTAAAGAGAAGAAGATTTCTCAATTAAGAGAGTTTGTTGCACGTTTTGGAGCGGGTACACGGGCAAGCCAGGTGCAATCACGTCTGCGTGAAATTGACCGCTTGCAACCTCAAGATCTAAAAAAATCGAATATCCAGCGCCCTTATATCCGGTTCATTCCGACAGAGAAGGCGCCTGGAAAAATCGTGATTAAGTCCGATCACGCTTCTAAAGCTTATGATCATCCTGTGGTGAAAGATTTCAATTTTGAAATTGAGCGGGGAGACAAAATCGGCATTATCGGAAATAATGGTCGTGGTAAAACGACATTGCTAAAGCTTCTGACTGGATTATTGCAGCCAGATTCTGGCAAGGTTGAATTAGGTCACAATGTCCAAATTGGTTATTTCCCACAAAATCACAGTGAAATTGTGGAGAAAAAAGGCACGATTACAGCATTTGAATGGCTGAAAGAGAGAAAGCCAGGCATCTATGACCAGGATATCCGCAGTGTCATGGGGAAAATGCTTTTTGGTGGGGATGATGCGTTTAAGTCTGTTGCCGCCCTCTCCGGAGGGGAAACAGCACGCTTAATTATCGCCGGTATGATGCTATCTGAGCACAACGTATTGCTGCTTGATGAACCCAACAACCACTTAGATTTGGAAGCTGTTTCTGCTTTGGCATGGGGGCTTGAAGAATATAAAGGAACTGTGATTGTTGTGAGCCATGACCGCGATTTAATTTCCAACGTGGCAAAAAAAATCATTTCTTTTGAAGCGGATGGAGTTCATTTCTTCGATGGGCCTTTAGATGAATATCTGATTGCTAAAGAAGAAAGGACAAAATCTTCCTAA
- a CDS encoding ankyrin repeat domain-containing protein, whose protein sequence is MGKKLWKTLIGKDENRAMHSLIKTGYANQLLFFAHRGLGLISGLNSKRENLLLTAIKSKQKEGIDISLKFGNHPGQYGVYKTFRFNALSLLVYTGYIEGLDQLVKTLKELRQLHKLDFHQMTSQLGSLLHVAIWAGQSTMLQHLLQVYYEQTYPLLDVENHEGKTPLILAASTGDIYSLKILLSKGADIEKRDFLGQTAMHHAVKNGQVRIIAFLCHAGAKLNTCDHQGQNPHAYSNDKFIKNLLINHYEFFLKGSTNKFIDYLDQKPFHAISQGGGAKGVVYIGVTKAMEELGLFEEMRRFAGTSAGALLALFLAIGFNTQMLEETLKNILTNEALKRLLGLITFDLEEEDKKKFR, encoded by the coding sequence GTGGGAAAAAAACTTTGGAAAACACTGATCGGAAAAGATGAAAATCGCGCAATGCACTCTCTTATTAAAACCGGCTATGCTAACCAACTACTTTTTTTTGCTCATCGGGGATTGGGTTTGATAAGCGGTCTAAATTCTAAAAGAGAAAACTTACTCCTAACAGCTATAAAGTCAAAGCAAAAGGAGGGAATTGACATTAGCTTAAAATTTGGAAATCATCCGGGTCAATATGGCGTTTACAAAACCTTTCGCTTTAATGCCCTATCTTTACTTGTCTACACCGGTTATATAGAAGGCCTAGACCAACTAGTAAAAACACTAAAAGAACTTCGACAGCTTCATAAGCTAGACTTTCACCAAATGACAAGCCAGTTGGGAAGCCTTTTACACGTAGCCATCTGGGCAGGTCAATCCACTATGCTGCAACATCTTTTACAAGTCTATTATGAACAAACTTATCCACTACTAGATGTAGAGAATCATGAAGGAAAAACACCGTTGATTCTCGCTGCTTCCACAGGTGATATTTATTCGTTAAAAATATTACTATCAAAAGGAGCTGATATAGAAAAAAGGGATTTTTTAGGTCAAACAGCGATGCATCACGCCGTTAAGAATGGACAAGTCCGTATAATAGCATTTTTATGTCATGCGGGTGCGAAACTAAATACATGTGACCATCAAGGACAAAATCCTCATGCATATAGCAATGATAAATTTATTAAAAATTTATTGATTAATCATTACGAATTTTTCCTCAAAGGATCCACAAACAAATTCATAGATTATCTTGACCAAAAACCATTTCATGCTATTTCCCAAGGAGGAGGAGCAAAAGGCGTCGTGTATATTGGTGTCACAAAGGCTATGGAAGAGCTTGGATTATTTGAAGAAATGAGAAGATTTGCAGGAACATCTGCAGGTGCTTTGTTAGCTCTTTTTCTAGCTATTGGATTCAATACTCAAATGCTAGAAGAAACTTTGAAGAACATTCTTACCAATGAAGCATTAAAGAGATTACTCGGACTTATTACCTTTGATTTAGAAGAGGAAGACAAAAAAAAATTTAGATAA
- a CDS encoding patatin-like phospholipase family protein, whose translation MQTGIVNCTFGEFADLVEKGEINKKSARPFKHLHVLTTDLNTSSLLQLNSEQKKWENFLIADAVVASSAFPLLIALQKMREKVNGKLIVNPKYQCTDGGFLANLPDEIFDRVEKSGWLDSETAVPQFNRRTIAFCFEQSPIPPTTDTSSAYTFLLRVLKRVYRKPERLRKQIMPNRYETRLVRISNGKIHTTEFNAPQEKIQAAIDAAYTSTKVFFEEREAYLGDI comes from the coding sequence CTGCAGACAGGAATTGTAAATTGCACGTTTGGTGAATTTGCCGATCTTGTAGAAAAAGGAGAAATAAATAAGAAAAGCGCGAGGCCATTCAAGCATCTGCATGTTCTCACAACAGACCTAAATACCTCCTCATTGCTTCAATTAAATTCTGAACAAAAAAAATGGGAAAACTTTCTTATCGCCGATGCTGTGGTAGCATCTTCAGCTTTTCCTTTGTTGATTGCCCTTCAAAAAATGAGAGAAAAAGTTAATGGAAAACTTATTGTGAATCCCAAATATCAATGCACAGATGGTGGTTTTTTAGCTAATTTGCCAGACGAAATTTTTGATCGAGTGGAGAAAAGTGGATGGCTAGATTCTGAAACAGCTGTTCCTCAATTTAATAGACGCACAATCGCTTTTTGCTTCGAGCAATCACCAATTCCCCCTACCACAGACACTTCTTCAGCCTATACTTTTCTTTTAAGAGTTTTAAAACGGGTTTATCGTAAACCAGAAAGACTGAGAAAGCAAATTATGCCAAATAGGTATGAAACAAGATTAGTCAGAATTAGTAATGGTAAAATTCACACAACAGAATTTAATGCTCCCCAAGAAAAAATACAAGCTGCTATAGATGCAGCTTATACTTCAACCAAAGTATTTTTTGAAGAAAGAGAAGCTTATCTTGGGGACATTTAA